A genome region from Glycine max cultivar Williams 82 chromosome 5, Glycine_max_v4.0, whole genome shotgun sequence includes the following:
- the LOC100781005 gene encoding uncharacterized protein, translating to MVKVATYFAMTLGAFVFWQSMDKLHVWIALRQDEKKERLEKEAEIRRVREELLQQQASQKDSLS from the exons atggtGAAAGTGGCGACGTACTTCGCGATGACGCTAGGAGCCTTCGTGTTCTGGCAGTCCATGGACAAGCTCCATGTCTGGATCGCTCTCCGTCAAGACGAAAAG AAAGAGAGGTTGGAGAAGGAAGCCGAGATCAGAAGGGTTAGAGAAGAATTATTGCAGCAGCAGGCCAGTCAGAAGGATTCTCtttcttga